The Dictyoglomus sp. region TTTCATTATTTTTCCTCCATGATTTCAACTTTAGCTGAGAAATAAATAATAAAAGAAAAGAAAAAAATGAATAACTGAGGAGTACTATTAAGAAATGAGAAAGTTCAAAGGTTATATTTAAAGTAAGAAAATGCTGTGCCATTCCTGCCCAAAAGATATTATTTAAAGGAAGATAAGGACTAAGGAAAGGTATTAGAAAAGGAAGAAAGAGGAATAGTAAGTAACTTAACCAATGGGCAGTCCAATTTAATGTAGGATTATATATTGTAGACCATAAAATTCCTAGACTTATAAATATAAAGGAATCTAACAAAGTCAGAAATATAAAATAATGAAATCTAATTTCGAAAGGTGAAGACGCATAGTTTGCCAAAATATTAATGGGAAGAAATAGAAGCAATAAGATGAATATGTAAAAAAACACGCTTAGAAATTTACCTAAAATTATATTCCAGATTTTTTCAGGACCATATTTTACTAAATCAAAGATTTTAAATTCTCTTTCCGCTAGTAGATTTCCAGAAGCTATCAAAGATGAGAGGTAAAAGATAATTAAAGCTTGAATAACAAAATTAACAAGGGAGAGGTTAGCTATACTGAAAGTTTTTAAATTTAATATGGAATCTGGCCAAAAAACTACAAGGAGTAGTGTTAAAAATAGAAATATAGTTATTTCTATTTTAATATATCTTTTACTTTTTAATCTTAATTCTAATTCCTTTATCCACCATATAATCATTAACTATCCCTCTCCTACGAGAGGGGGAAAATAAATATATTCTCAGTTCTTAAGTTATATTTGACCTTATCGATATCTAATTTTACAAGAGACTCTTCAATTTTTCCCCAAAGAAAAATTTTTTTCTTTTTTATTATATCATTTTTAATCTTCCATTTAGAAATTATAGAGGGAAATAAACTTTCTCTCTCTGATCCTTCTAGTAGAATATTCCATGTTTTTGCTTTCCCTTTTTCTAAATCACCAAGGTAAAAATCTTTATTTTCGAAAGTAAAAACAAGATCTTTAATGTTATAATTTGAATTATTTTCTAATTTAATTTTTATGTCTTTATTTTTATGTTCATAGAATACTTTTATAGGAAAGATCAGAATAGATAAAACTTCAATATAACTTATTTTATTCTTTTCCATGGATAAAAATGCTTTTTGTTCTTCGATCCTTAGAGGTCCAATATTTCTCTGAGGTTGATAGAAAGGTTGATATAATTGTATCATATTAGGTTGAATTTGAAATATTAACTCTCTCTTATAAGGCGAGAAAAAGACAAGATGTGAATACAATTCTGCGATTTCTTTATCTGGCGTTAAATAAATTATTCCCTTTTCTCCTATTATTAAAGAATCTTGTCTAAATATAGAACCTATTAAGAAAGAAATAATAATTGTTAACAATAGAAGTATAGACATAGATAAAATTAAATATTTAAATTTTTTTATTAACTTTCTTAATAAATATAAAGAGATTAAATAAATACTAAGGAAGATTAAAATCTGAAACCTATTAGGATAAGAAAAAGATTGCATGTCTATTATTGAGAGATCAGGAGATTCTAGGAAAGAGGGAGGAAAGAATTGAACCTTTGAGGGCTCCAAATTAATTTGGGAAGAAAAATTTTTGATTTCTTCAATGAAGAAAGCTCTACCCTCAAATGCTCTAAATAACCTCAAAGCATTTTTCTTACTAGGGCTTAAGGTTTTCCAAAAATCATATTGAATAAAAATATAATCTGCAGAATCATAAGCTTTATAGTTTGTAGGAAGTTGTTTTTCATTTATTATATTGATAATTCGAGTTTTAGGAGGAAAAGAAAGAGGAATATTTCTTTCTTCTCCTAAAATGAGAACTAAGGGTAAAATTACTTTTTCTATGTTGAATTCTATTTTTTCGTTATATTTTAAATCACCATCCTTTGAAGTTGCTTTTATCTCTATGGGATATCTAAAGTCAAGAGGGGGAAGAAGAAGTTCAATAGTTCGTGTGGAAAGAGGAGGAATTTCAATACTCTGTTTATATATTGTTTTTGAGTTACCTGCAAATCTTAGTCCTTGGGTAAATATTACTTCTAAATCTAGATTTCTTTTTTCTCCGAGATTTTTAAAGTGGATAAATAAAGGACACCATTTATTTATTTTCCATTCGCCAGAAATTCCTAAAATACTTTTTACTTCTATTTCTCCAAAGCTCTTCGAGGAGAGAATTATTAAAAATATAACTAATATCAAAATAAATAAATAAAATTTTCTCATTTTTTCTAATTATAACCTTTATCTTGACACCTTGTATAGGTATTATATACTAATCAAACAATATAGAATTTCAAATTATTTGAGAGGAGGGATAATTTGTTAAAGAAACTGCCGTCGCTTATCAACTTTCCTCAGATGGAGGAAGAGATATTACAATTTTGGAAAAAGGAAGAGATCTTTAAGAAATCCTTAGAGGAAAGAAAAGGGAATCCTAGATTTAGTTTTTATGAAGGTCCTCCTACAGCTAACGGGAAGCCTCATGCAGGTCATGTTCTACCGAGAATTTATAAAGATTTTTTCCCTCGATATAAAACAATGTGTGGCTATTATGTTCCAAGAAAGGCCGGTTGGGATACTCATGGGCTTCCTGTGGAATTGGAAGTAGAAAAGGAGTTAGGAATAAATAGTAAACAAGAAATTGAAAGCTTTGGAATAGATAAATTTAATAAGTTCTGTAAAGAAAGTGTTTTTAGATATGAAAAGGAGTGGAGAAACTTTACTGAAAGAATTGGCTTCTGGATTGATATGGATAATCCTTATATCACTTTAAGTAATGAATATATCGAATCTGTTTGGTGGTTAATTAAAAAAATATGGGAAAAAGGTCTTTTATATAGAGGATATAAGATTGTCCCTTGGTGCCCAAGATGTGAAACTGCTTTGTCGGATCATGAGGTAGCTCAGGGATATGAAGAAGTAGAGGATCCTTCAGTATTTGTAAAATTTCCTCTTTTGGAGGAAGAGAATACTTATTTTTTAGCATGGACTACCACTCCCTGGACTTTAATATCTAATACTGCTTTAGCAGTAAATCCTAAAGAAGTGTATGCTAAGGTTTTATACAAAGGAGATTATTATATTCTTGCAGAGGAAAAGATAAAAGATTTATTTGATGAAGATAAATACGAAATCGTAGAGAAGTATAAAGGGGAAGATTTAGAAAGAAAAAAATATAAGCCATTATTTGAGTTTATACCTCCCGATAAACCATCTCATTATGTAGTTTTAGGAGATTTTGTAAGTTTGGAAGAGGGAACAGGAATTGTTCATATAGCTCCTGCTTTTGGACAAGAAGACTTTCAAGTAGGGAAATTGTATGATTTGCCATTGATTCAAGCAGTAGACCAAACAGGAAGGTTTGTATTTCAAGTAAAACCTTGGGCTGGTCTTTTTGTAAAGAAAGCAGATCCATTAATTATAGAAGATCTTAAAAATAGAAATTTAATATTTAAAGTTGGAACTTATATACATACTTATCCTTTTTGTTGGAGATGTGACTCACCCCTTTTATACTATGCTCGAGCTTCTTGGTATATAAAAACTACAGCAATGAAAGAAAATCTTCTCAAAAATAACGAAAAGATTAACTGGTATCCTGAATATATTAAACATGGAAGATTTGGAAATTGGCTTGCTAATAATGTAGATTGGGCATTAAGTAGAGAAAGATATTGGGGAACACCTTTACCTATCTGGATTTGTGATGATTGCGGATATGAATATTGTGTGGGAAGCTTCAAAGAATTAGGGATAGAAGATGAAAATTTCGACCCTCACAAGCCTTATATTGATAATATTACTATTAAATGTCCAAAATGTGGAGGGACAATGCATAGAGTTCCTGAAGTTATAGATTGTTGGTTTGACTCAGGAGCTATGCCCTATGCTCAATGGCATTATCCCTTTGAAAATGAGGAAGAATTTAAAAATTCCTTTCCTGCAGATTTTATATGCGAAGCTGTAGATCAAACTCGAGGGTGGTTTTACAGCTTATTAGCCATATCTACCCTAATATCTGATGAGCCAGCATATAAGAATGTTTTAGTAACGGAATTGGTTTTAGACGAAAAAGGAGAAAAGATGAGTAAACATAAGGGTAATGTCGTAGATCCTTGGGTTGTTCTTAATAAATATGGTGCAGATGCTCTTCGTTGGTATATATTTTCTGTAAGTCCACCCTGGATTCCATTAAGATTTTCTTCTGATGGAGTAAATGAATCCTTAAAGAAATTTCTTTTGACTCTCTGGAATACTGTTTCTTTCTTTTCTATTTATGGAGAAATAGATGGTTTTAATTTAAAAGAGCATTATGTTACTTTAGAGGAATTAGAAGATTCTTTAGATAAATGGATAATTTCTCGATTAAATTCTTTAATTAAAAAAGTAAGGGAAGAACTTGATAAATACAATGTAACTACCTCTGCAAGGGAAATTCAGAATTTTGTTATAGAAGATCTAAGTAATTGGTACATAAGATTAAATAGAAATCGCTTTTGGAAATCAGAAAAAGATAAAGATAAATGGTCTGCATATACTGTCGTTTACACTGTTATTAGAGAACTCACAAAACTTTTGGCTCCTTTTATTCCCTTTACTACAGAAAAAATCTATCAAGAAGTAGTAAGACCCTTAGAAGAATCATCTCCTATTAGTGTTCATCTTTGTTATTATCCTCAACACGAAGAAAAATTTATAAACGAAAAACTTGAAGAAGAGATGGAGTATATAAGAGAAATTGTAGCTCTAGGAAGAATGTTGAGAAATCAGGTAAACATTAAAATAAGGCAGCCTCTTTCAACTTTGTGGGTTAATTCTCCTACAAAGGATATTAAAGAATTAGCTAAGTATAAAGACTATGTATCTAAGGAACTTAATATTCAAGAGATTATCTTTGGAGAAATTCCTGAAGAAAAGAAAGAAGGTATAGTTTTTGCTGAGACTGACAATTTTGAATTAGCTTTAGATGTTAATTTAACTAAGGAACTTTTAGAAAAAGGAATTTTAAGAGAATTAGAACATAAAATTCAAATGCTTCGAAAAGAAGCAAAGCTGGATTATATTGATAGAATAGTTTTATATTATCAAGGTTCTGAAAAAATTAAAGATATCATAAGAAGAAACGAAAAAGAATTATCAGAAGAAATTTTAGCAGTCTCTATTAATGAAGGGGAAATTCCAGAACATATATTTAAGAAAAAGATAAATATTTATAACGAAGAAATTATTGTTGGATTTAGTAAGGTTTAAAAATTAAAAAGGAGGGAGTTTTCTTACTCCCTCCTAAATTTTTTTATTTAAAGAAGATTGGTAAGAAAACTAGTGAAATTACAGCCATAAGCTTAATTAAAATATTAATTGATGGTCCTGCTGTATCTTTAAAAGGATCTCCTACAGTATCTCCTACTACTGCAGACTTATGAGCATCAGATCCTTTTCCACCATATTTTCCATGCTCAATTAGTTTTTTGGCATTATCCCATGCTCCTCCAGCATTTGCCATAAATACTGCTAAAAGAACTCCAGAAAGCGTTGCCCCTACTAGCATTCCTCCTAAAGCCTCTTTTCCTAGAATAAAAGCCATTATAAATGGTGAACCGATCATAATAACACTTGGAAGAACCATTGCTCTTAATGCTCCTAGGGTGCTAATATCTACGCATTTTGCATAATCTGGGTCTGCTTTACCCTCTAATAATCCTTTAATTTCCCTAAATTGTCTTCGGACTTCTTCTACCATTTTTGTGGCTGCATTTCCTACCGCTCTAAGAGCTAAAGAAGCAAATAAAAATGGAAGCATAGCTCCTATAAGAGATCCTGCGATGACTTCTGCTTTTACTACATTTATTCCAGGAATTTTAGCCCACTCTGTAAAAGCTGCAAAAAGGGCAAGAGCAGTAAGGGCTGCAGAACCTATAGCAAAACCTTTACCCATAGCTGCTGTAGTATTCCCATATGCATCAAGAGAACTTGTAATTTCTCTTACCTTCTCTCCTTGATGGGCCATTTCTGCAATTCCGCTGGCATTATCTGCTACAGGACCATAAGCATCCACAGATAAGCTAATTCCAAGAGTTGCTAGCATTCCAACCCCAGCTAATGCAATTCCCCAAAGTCCCGCTGTCATATAGCTTAATACTATTCCAATTGCTAATATCAATACAGTTATAAAAGTACTTTCCATTCCTACTGCAATTCCTGATATAATATTTGTCGCGGATCCTGTGGTACTGGCATACGCGATATCCTCAATAGGTTTCTTGGATGTATAATATTCGCTAGTAAATCCAATTAAAATTCCTGCAACAAGTCCTATAAATGAAGCCCAAAAGGTTCCAAGATTATTAAGGTAGTATAATGAAAGTAGAAATGTTCCAATAGCAGTTAGAACTGCAGTCAATAAGGTTCCATTCATTAAAGCCTTTGAAGGATCGGAAGTCTTTTTTGTGGCAAGAATTTTCACGTATGCTATACCTATCATCGAAGCAAATAGGCCGACAGTTGCTACTAAGAAAGGATAGATCAAACCTTTTAAGTCTGCATAGGCAAAACCAAGTACTGCAGCTGCATGAATTGCTCCAACATAAGATTCATAAAGATCTGCCCCCATCCCAGCAATGTCTCCTACGTTGTCTCCTACGTTGTCTGCAATTACTGCAGGATTTCTAGGATCATCCTCTGGAATTCCTGCTTCAACTTTTCCAACAAGATCTGCACCCACATCTGCTGCTTTTGTATATATTCCTCCTCCTACACGAGCAAAAAGTGCAATAAAACTCGCTCCTAATGCATATCCACTAATAACTTCTAATTTTAGACGAGGATCAGGCATAAATCCGCTTAAAAGTAAATAAATTAAGCTACTTCCAAAAATTCCAAGACTTGCTTCGATCATTCCCATTACTGCTCCACCAGAAAAAGCAAGATCTAGAGCTTTTCCTGGTCCATATTTTGCTGCTGCATAGGTAGTTCTTCCGTTAGCACGGGTAGCAATTTTCATTCCCACATATCCAGAAGCCATAGAAAAAGTTGCACCGATAAGAAAAGCTAATCCAAGAAGAGGTTGAAGAACTACAGCCATTAAAATGGCAAAAGCTAATACAAAGATTGCTACGGTTTTAATTTCTCTGTTTAAAAAGGCATCTGCTCCTTGTTGGATAGCTCTCATAATTTTTTTGATTTCTTCGGGGCCTTCATCTTCTTTTAGAATTCCTCTTGCTATAAAATACGCGAAGATTAAACCAATAGCTCCTGAGAGGGGTACAATCCATAAGAGATTTTGCATCTTTTTACCTCCATTCTTTTAATTTTTTTTCTCTCTAAATTAATAAGAGGATTAACATAGTTATGTCAAGTTAAAGTTATTTTAAATAGATTCATTTAGTTGCTTTATTCTCTCAATGAAATTTTTTAAGATTTCTTGAGCTTCTATCAGAGATGAAGCCTCTGCATATATCTCAAATGCAGGTTCTTCAGGATGAGGAAGGATCAAAACCCATGCTTCTCCAAGAAATATTTTTATTCCATCAGTGTAATCTATAGATTTATCAATATTTTCTTCTATAATTTTTCTCATGATTTTGCCTTTATTTTCCATAGTACAATCTACTGTTCCTCTTACTTTATATAAATCAGGCAAACCTAAAAATAACTCATCTAAATTTAATTTTGTCTTTGCAATAAGTTCTAATGTTTTTATAAACCCAAAAATACCATCAAAGGATGGCTGAAATTCTGGATATATAATTCCGTCCTCACTGATACCCAAGGTCGCTCCAATTCTCATTGTAGTTTTCATAAACTCCGATGGGGAGGTTTTGCACCTATATACTTTTCCTCCTTCTGAATCTGCTATTTTTTCTACAATATGAGAAACAGTTACAGGCACAACAATTTGGCTTCCTGGAGAATTTTTAAAATTTAGCCAAGATAATACTCCTATAAGTAGATCCTTAGATATATAATTACCTTTCGGGGTTAGAATAGAGAAAATTTCCCCGTCATTGGTGAAAATAACTCCCATATCTGCACCTGAGCTTTGGACAAGTTTTCCTAGAGTCTCTAAATTATTTGAAGATATTTGTAAAGACTCTACTCCATATAGATTTAAAGATATAGGCTCAATTTTTAAGTGGGAAAGGATAGGAGATAAAACAAGAGATATGCTTCCTCCTTGATAATCAACGATTATCTTAAAATTTCCTTTTCTAATACTTTCCTCATCAATTTTTCTAAGTAGTCCCATAGTGTAATATTCAACAACATGAGGAGGGAATTTTATTTCTCCTACCTCTCTTGCGTAGTTTCTTCTAAATTCTTCTCTAAATATAATATTTTCAATTTTTCTTTCTAGGCCTTTGTCAAGAGCGATTCCTTTTTCATCAAAGAACTCAATAAGAATTTTTTCTCTGTCATATGGAGAGATTCTCACATGAACTCCTGCCTTTGCAAATAGATTTCCTACAGAATATTTGACTACAGGTATAGGTAATGTTCTAAGATCTAAGACATTAACTCCAGTAGAAAGAATACCAGTAAGTAAAGCTCTTTTTATCATTCTACTTGAGGGATCTGTATCTCTACTCATTACCACATTAGAAAATTTTGGAAGAATAGTTCCAAAAGAGGCACCAACCTTTGTAGCTAATTCTGGTGTAATTTCAATATTTATTAATCCAGATATTCCCCTTTGCCCAAAGAAGGTTCTCTTATAATGACTTCCCCAAATTATACTTGAATTAACAATACTTCCTGATTCTATGATTTTATTTGGCCATATCTTGACATTATTATTAACAAAAACTTTATTTCCAAGAATAGTATTATCTCCAATTATTGCTCCCTCTTCTATTTTTACGGAATCTTTAAGATTACACCTATTTCCAATTATGGTAGAGAAAATTGCAGTTCTTTTTCCTATATATGTATTATTAAAAATTACACTTCTTTGAATTTTACTATCATGATCTACATATACATTGTCTCCTAAAACTGCAGGACCAATAATTTGAGCGTTTCCTATAATTCTTGTAAATTGTCCAAGATAAACGGGAGGCCTAATATAAGAAGATGGAGATATTTCTGTTCCATCTCTTGTAAATATTCCTGGAAATATTTCTCTTCCAGGGATTTCTATTTTTATTTTTTTATAAAGAATATCAAAGTTTGCTTGTAAAAATTGATTTAAATCTCCTATATCACACCAATAACCATCTGCTTTATAACCATATAAGGGAGCATTTTTAGCTAACAAAAGAGGGAAGAGGTCTTTACTAAAATCGAAAGATGTATTCTCAGGTATAAAATCAAGAATATCAGGTTCTAATATATAAATTCCTGTATTTACATTATCACTAAATACCTCACCCCACCCTGGCTTCTCTAAGAATTTTAAGATTTTACCTTCTTCGTTAGTAATTACCACACCATATTCTAAAGGATTTTCTACGGATTTTAATATTATTGTTGCTAAAGCTTTCTTTTCTTCATGGAACTCAAGAGCTTTATTTAGATCAAAATCTGTCAAAGCGTCACCACTTATGATAAGAATTCTATCTTTTTCTTTATTCTTTAAAGCATATTTTACACTTCCTGCAGTTCCAAGTGGTGTTTCTTCTATAGAATAATCTATTTTTACATTCCACTGGGAACCATCATCGAAATACCCTTGGATTATTTCAGGAAGATAATAGAGAGTTGCAATAATATCTTTAAATCCTTGTCTTACTAAGAGTTCTACTATGTACTCCATAATAGGTTTTCCTACGACAGGAATCATTGGTTTAGGACGAGTTAAGGTTAAGGGTCTTAGTCTTGTTCCTTCTCCTCCTGCCATTATGATGACTTTCATAAATAACTCACCTCACATCCAATTTGATGAAAGATATTCTTTATATACTCTTTCATAAACTTTTAATGTCTTTTCAGAAATTTTATCCCAGGTATACATACTTTCAACTTTTTCTCTTGCTTTTTTTCCTATTGTGTTTGCGAAATTTTCATCTTTTAATAAAAACAATATCTTCTGCCCAAGGTCATAAATATCCCTTGGAGTAAAAAGAAGGCCGTCCTGTCCTGAGTCTATGATTTCTTTAAAACCACCAATATTAGAAGCAATTACAGGTTTTGATAAGGCCATTGCTTCTAAAGCAACTATTCCAAAGGGTTCATATATGCTTGGAAATACACAAATATCTGCAATATTTAATAGGGCATTTCTTAGAGAGTCATCAATAAATCCTGTAAAAACAACCTTATTTTGAAGTCCTAAGTTGTTAGCCTCTTCCTTTAAGGGATTTAATAAATCTCCTGTTCCTACAAAAATAAATTTAACATTTGGATATTGAGAAAGAACTAGGGGAGCAGATCTTAGTAAATACTCTGGGCCTTTTTGATAATACATTCTTCCTATATAAAGGACTATCTTTTCGCTGGGTAAAGCAAAATTTTTTCTAACATCCTTTAAATCTAGATTAGTTTTTAAATTTTCTATATTAACTCCGTTAGGAATTACATCTATTTTATCTTCAGGTAGATTAAAAAGATTTGTAATTTCCTCTTTCATAAAACTACTACATACAATTACTCTCCATGCCTCGTAAGTTAGCCACCATTCAACGCTGTGAATAAAGCTCTGTTCCTTAGTATATATCCCTTGATTTCTACCGTATTCTGTTGCATGAATAGTTGCTACTAAAGGTTTTTTAAAAGAGTGTTTTAAAACATAACCAGCAAAGGCAGATAGCCAATCATGAACATGAATAATATCAAATAAATTTTGTTTAAATAATTCTATACCTTTTATAATCATGGAAAAATTTAAAAAATATACCCAGTTAATAAAATCGGGAGTTTCGATGATTTTATGAGGAACTCTATGAATAGAAAGATTTTTTACATTCTCTTTTTCTTTTGCACCTTCTGAACAACATGTAATTATTGTAATATTTATGTTCTTTTCTGCTAGTGCGTAACTTAGGTCTGACACATGTCGACTTAAACCACCTATAATCCTAGGTGGAAATTCCCAAGTAAGCATCAATATATTCATTTCATTCTCCTTTTTAATAGAAGATCATAAGCTTTCTTTAAAATCTCTTTTTCTAAAGGAAAAGTTAAAATATTTATTGCATCTTCAAATTTTAAAAATTTCCCCTGATTAAATACTTTCTCTTCAACTTTAATATTTGTTGATAAAGCGTACATTAAAAACCAAAGAACCTTTTTATCTTCCTCAGGATGAAATTCTGTTGCAGGAGCATGATATTCTATTTCTCCTATATAATCGATAATCTTAGCCTTAATTCCTGCCTCTTCCTCCACTTCTCTTACAGCAGTATCTTCTATATTTTCATTATTTTCTACATGTCCCTTTGGAAGAACCCAGTTTCCATTTTTTCTTTGAAGGACTAATACTTGATCTTTGTAAAAAACTACTCCTCCTGCGGATATAGCTTTCATAAAACGATACTCCAGAAGTTTTTTACTAATATCTCTAATAATTCCTTTTCTACTCCTGTTCTTAACAGCTCTTCGTAAATTTCTTCTTTTGATTTTCCTTTGTCTTTTAAATTTTTAGAAATTTTTAGAAGAGTTTCATTAACTTCCCATGGGAAAATAATCCATGAAGAGGTTTCTTTTATGTAATAATCAGGTTTAATTATAGACCAAGGTTTATAATAAATTGTCGCTATTTTAACAATTGTTGCTCCACAATGTTCTAAGTGTTCTTTTGCAACTTTCAGACTTTTTCCACTATCCGCTACATCATCTGCTACTAAGACTCTTTTTCCTTCTACCCCTGTAGAAATAGTCTGAGTAATAACAGGTCTTTCTCTTGTTTCTCCAACACCTCTATAAAAATCGATCTTTATATTAGCAGTATAAGAATTCTCTAAAAGATCTGAAAGAATCCTTGCAGGAATCCAACCACCTCTTGCTACTCCTACAATGACTTCAGGTTTAAAGTTGTCATCTTTTATTTTTTTTGCAAGTTCTACACAGAGATTGTAGATTTCATTCCAATTTGGCGAAATATACTCCATATAAACCTCCATAGCCTTATTATGTTTTTTCTTTTATTTTAGCTTATTTCTCAGGCTTTTAAAAGAACTTTAAACAAGTTTTTAATACTTAATGTTATAATAGACATCGAGAATAGTTTAAGGAGGTGATTTTGTGCCAGCAATATTAGACGTAATTGGAAGGGAAGTGTTAGATTCTCGAGGAAATCCTACTGTTGAGGCAGAAGTTTATTTGGAGGATGGTTCTAGTGGGAGAGCTATTGTTCCATCAGGTGCTTCTACAGGGAGTAGAGAGGCTTTGGAATTAAGAGATAAAGATGAGAAAAGGTATAAAGGTAAAGGTGTGATTCAGGCAGTAAAAAACATTAATGAAGTAATTGCTCCTGAATTGATTGGTTTAGAAGCTTTCGATCAGTATATTATAGATAAAACTATGATTGAACTAGATGGGACTGAGAATAAATCAAGATTAGGAGCTAATGCTATTTTAGCAGTTTCCTTGGCAGTTGCAAGAGCAAGTGCAAATTCCTTAGGAGTTTCTCTTTACTCTTATCTTGGTGGAGTTCAAGCAAGGGAACTTCCTGTCCCATTAATGAATGTAATTAATGGAGGAAAACATGCAGATAATCCTTTAGATTTTCAAGAATATATGATTGTTCCCTTAGGACCTTCTTTCAAAGAATCTTTAAGATGGGCAGTAGAGGTATTTCATACTTTAAGAAGTATATTGAAGAATAGAAATTTAAATACTAATGTAGGAGATGAAGGTGGATTTGCTCCTTATATAGAAACTAATGAAGAACCCTTGTCAATTCTTGTTGAGGCTATAAAAAAATCTGGATTTGAACCAGGAAAAGATGTGGCTTTAGCTTTAGATCTTGCTGCAAGTGAATTTTACGAAGATGGAAAATATATCTTAAGGGCTGAAGGAAAAACCTTTTCTTCTGATGAGATGATTTCTTTCTTAGAATATTTAGTAAACAAGTATCCTATTGTGTCTATAGAAGACGGTTTATCAGAAAAAGACTGGGAAGGATGGCAAAAATTGACAGAGAAATTAGGTAAGAAAGTTCAATTAGTGGGTGA contains the following coding sequences:
- a CDS encoding phosphoribosyltransferase, whose protein sequence is MEYISPNWNEIYNLCVELAKKIKDDNFKPEVIVGVARGGWIPARILSDLLENSYTANIKIDFYRGVGETRERPVITQTISTGVEGKRVLVADDVADSGKSLKVAKEHLEHCGATIVKIATIYYKPWSIIKPDYYIKETSSWIIFPWEVNETLLKISKNLKDKGKSKEEIYEELLRTGVEKELLEILVKNFWSIVL
- the eno gene encoding phosphopyruvate hydratase, with the translated sequence MPAILDVIGREVLDSRGNPTVEAEVYLEDGSSGRAIVPSGASTGSREALELRDKDEKRYKGKGVIQAVKNINEVIAPELIGLEAFDQYIIDKTMIELDGTENKSRLGANAILAVSLAVARASANSLGVSLYSYLGGVQARELPVPLMNVINGGKHADNPLDFQEYMIVPLGPSFKESLRWAVEVFHTLRSILKNRNLNTNVGDEGGFAPYIETNEEPLSILVEAIKKSGFEPGKDVALALDLAASEFYEDGKYILRAEGKTFSSDEMISFLEYLVNKYPIVSIEDGLSEKDWEGWQKLTEKLGKKVQLVGDDIFVTNPKILKEGIEKGIGNAILIKVNQIGTLTETLDTIRLAQQSGYKTIISHRSGETEDTFIADLSVAVNSGQIKTGSASRTDRIAKYNQLLRIEEELGESAVYKGILNFKR
- a CDS encoding NUDIX hydrolase yields the protein MKAISAGGVVFYKDQVLVLQRKNGNWVLPKGHVENNENIEDTAVREVEEEAGIKAKIIDYIGEIEYHAPATEFHPEEDKKVLWFLMYALSTNIKVEEKVFNQGKFLKFEDAINILTFPLEKEILKKAYDLLLKRRMK
- a CDS encoding glycosyltransferase family 4 protein, translated to MNILMLTWEFPPRIIGGLSRHVSDLSYALAEKNINITIITCCSEGAKEKENVKNLSIHRVPHKIIETPDFINWVYFLNFSMIIKGIELFKQNLFDIIHVHDWLSAFAGYVLKHSFKKPLVATIHATEYGRNQGIYTKEQSFIHSVEWWLTYEAWRVIVCSSFMKEEITNLFNLPEDKIDVIPNGVNIENLKTNLDLKDVRKNFALPSEKIVLYIGRMYYQKGPEYLLRSAPLVLSQYPNVKFIFVGTGDLLNPLKEEANNLGLQNKVVFTGFIDDSLRNALLNIADICVFPSIYEPFGIVALEAMALSKPVIASNIGGFKEIIDSGQDGLLFTPRDIYDLGQKILFLLKDENFANTIGKKAREKVESMYTWDKISEKTLKVYERVYKEYLSSNWM